Proteins encoded together in one Oncorhynchus mykiss isolate Arlee chromosome 7, USDA_OmykA_1.1, whole genome shotgun sequence window:
- the LOC110527355 gene encoding eukaryotic translation initiation factor 5B isoform X2 translates to MGKKQKKSGDDSAKDGGIDLDALAAEIEGAGASKEQGKGKAKKKKDKKKDDFDEDDILKELEELSLETTGAKGSKKPDATDDPESAVEPPPPTKAEKKKTRKGKRASLEDDDRDDEEVSGTGDVEDEDKQKDKKTSAAPAAAAAAGSDSEDDASRTRRKPKAGKKGGHKEASDEEEEDDDGGARKGEGGGEDDSDDDDSFDASQAGKKGKKKKGKAKADSEEEEEEEGTFKMKTAAQKKAEKKDRDRKKKEEDRAKLKKQKEKEEEKEGSIEVAAVPKKEKEVGKKSEPAVAPAAAPAAAPTPAAAPTPAAETEAAAEIEDQEGADPQGEEEEGVDKKGKKDKKKKKGDKEKEEKKKGPSKATVKAMQEALAHMKEEEERAKKEEEENLRRLEEQEAQRLEQERLEQERKEKKKQKEKERKERLKKEGKLLTKAQKEARARAEATLELLKAQGIEVPSKDDSVPKKKPVYGDKRKKKPQQAQTPEEISEVMSPTSEMAEPIISQMAVETPKVAAEVEQKAESAVDDWEAIAETIDQDKELKTVHIEVKPETPKQPQQKPSSQPEEEEDDEEEDEEEEDDEEEDSEEEEKESQPHTTQQAPATKRKGVKESSESSSDSDSDDDRTKEERIYDKAKKRIEKRRAENIKNINLDKLRSPVVCVLGHVDTGKTKILDKLRHTHVQDGEAGGITQQIGATNVPLEAIVEQTKMVKNFNNEAIKIPGMLIIDTPGHESFSNLRNRGSSLCDIAILVVDIMHGLEPQTLESINLLKEKKCPFIVALNKIDRLYDWKKSPDTDVVATLKKQKKNTKDEFDERAKAVIVEFAQQGLNAALFHENKDPRTFVSLVPTSAHSGDGMGNLIALLVELTQTMLARRLAHCDELRAQVMEVKALPGMGTTIDVILINGVLREGMTVIVPGVEGPIVTQIRGLLLPPPMKELRVKNQYEKHKEVCTAQGVKILGKDLEKTLAGLPLLVAHKEDEVAVLRDELVRELKQTLNSIKLEEKGVYVQASTLGSLEALLEFLRVSKVPYAGINIGPVHKKDVMKASTMLEHDPQYATILAFDVKVERDSQEMADSLGVRVFSAEIIYHLFDAFTKYREDYKKAKQDEFKHIAVFPTKLKILPQFIFNSRDPIVMGVNVEAGVLRQGTPLCVPSKGFVDIGIVTSIEINHKMVDSAKKGQEICIKIEPIPGEAPKMFGRHFEATDILVSKITRASIDALKNWFRDEMGKSDWQLIMELKKTFEII, encoded by the exons AAACCAGACGCCACAGACGACCCCGAGAGTGCCGTCGAGCCCCCGCCGCCCACCAAAGCGGAGAAGAAGAAGACGCGGAAGGGCAAGCGAGCCAGCCTGGAGGATGACGACAGGGACGACGAAGAGGTTTCTGGTACGGGTGACGTGGAAGACGAAGACAAGCAGAAGGACAAGAAGACGTCTGCTGCccccgctgctgctgctgctgctggctcaGACTCGGAGGACGACGCCTCACGGACCCGGAGGAAACCCAAGGCAGGGAAGAAAGGAGGCCACAAGGAGGCCTcggacgaggaagaggaggacgatgATGGAGGtgcgaggaaaggagaggggggaggggaggatgatTCAGATGATGACGACTCTTTTGACGCATCGCAGGCAGGAAAGAAAGGCAAGAAGAAGAAGGGCAAAGCCAAGGCAGAcagtgaagaagaggaagaggaggagggaacctTCAAGATGAAGACGGCAGCTCAGAAGAAGGCAGAGAAGAAGGACAGAGACCgcaagaagaaagaggaggacaggGCTAAGCTGAAGAagcagaaggagaaggaggaggagaaagaggggagtatTGAGGTTGCAGCAGTGcctaagaaagagaaagaggtagggaaGAAGAGTGAGCCAGCGGTGGCCCCAGCAGCAGCCCCAGcagcagccccaaccccagcagcagccccaaccccagcagcaGAGACGGAGGCAGCAGCAGAGATTGAAGATCAGGAAGGGGCTGATCCTCAAGGAGAGG AAGAGGAAGGGGTAGACAAGAAGGGCAAGaaagacaagaagaagaagaagggggacaaggagaaagaggagaagaagaagggacCCAGCAAGGCCACAGTGAAAGCCATGCAGGAGGCTCTGGCTCAcatgaaggaggaagaggagcgcgccaagaaggaggaagaggagaacctGCGTCGCCTGGAAGAGCAGGAGGCTCAGAGACTGGAGcag GAGCGTCTGGAACAGGAGCGCAAggagaagaagaaacagaaggagaaagagaggaaggagaggctgAAGAAGGAGGGCAAACTGCTGACCAAAGCCCAGAAAGAGGCCCGGGCCCGGGCAGAGGCCACACTTGAACTCCTGAAGGCCCAGGGTATTGAAGTGCCATCCAAAGACGACTCGGTGCCAAAGAAGAAGCCAGTGTACGGAGACAAGAGGAAAAAGAAGCCCCAACAAGCACAGACCCCTGAAG AGATCTCAGAGGTCATGTCACCCACGTCGGAGATGGCAGAGCCAATCATCTCACAGATGGCAGTGGAAACTCCCAAAGTAGCAGCAG AGGTAGAGCAGAAAGCTGAGTCTGCAGTTGATGACTGGGAGGCTATCGCTGAGACCATCGATCAGGACAAAG AGCTGAAGACGGTCCACATTGAGGTGAAGCCAGAGACACCAAAGCAGCCCCAACAGAAACCCTCGTCACAgccggaggaagaggaggacgacgaggaagaggacgaggaggaagaggatgacgaagaggaggacagtgaggaggaagagaaggagagtcaGCCTCACACAACGCAGCAGGCCCCAGCCACTAAGAggaagggagtgaaggagagctcAGAGTCCAGTAGTGACAGCGACTCAGATGACGATCGCACTAAAGAGGAGCGGATCTACGACAAGGCCAAGAAGCGTATTGAG AAACGGCGAGCAGAGAACATAAAGAACATAAACCTGGACAAGCTCCGCTCCCCTGTCGTCTGTGTACTGGGCCACGTAGACACAGGCAAGACCAAGATCCTGGACAAGCTGAGGCATACACACGTACAGGACGGAGAGGCAGGAGGGATCACCCAACAGATCGGAGCCACTAACGTACCGCTGGAGGCCATCGTAGAGCAGACCAAGATGGTGAAGAAC TTCAACAACGAGGCCATTAAAATCCCAGGAATGCTGATCATCGACACCCCAGGCCACGAGTCTTTCAG tAACCTGAGGAACCGGGGCAGCTCTCTGTGTGACATAGCCATCCTGGTGGTGGACATCATGCACGGCCTGGAGCCTCAGACCCTGGAGTCCATCAACCTGCTCAAGGAGAAGAAGTGTCCCTTCATTGTAGCACTTAACAAG ATTGACCGTCTGTACGACTGGAAGAAGAGTCCGGACACAGACGTGGTGGCCACActgaagaagcagaagaagaacaCCAAGGATGAGTTTGACGAGAGGGCCAAAGCTGTCATCGTGGAGTTCGCCCAGCAG GGTCTGAACGCAGCTCTCTTCCATGAGAACAAGGACCCGAGGACCTTTGTGTCTCTGGTGCCCACCTCGGCCCACTCCGGGGACGGCATGGGCAACCTGATCGCTCTGCTGGTGGAGCTCACCCAGACCATGCTGGCACGACGCTTGGCACACTGCGACGAGCTCAGGGCTCAGGTCATGGAG GTGAAAGCCCTGCCTGGTATGGGCACCACTATAGACGTGATCCTGATCAACGGGGTTCTCCGGGAGGGCATGACCGTCATCGTACCGGGGGTGGAGGGACCCATCGTCACCCAGATCAGGGGGCTGCTGCTGCCTCCACCCATGAAGGAGCTCAGGGTCAAG AACCAGTATGAGAAGCATAAGGAGGTGTGTACGGCCCAGGGAGTGAAGATCCTGGGGAAAGATCTGGAGAAGACCCTGGCAGGGCTCCCCCTGCTGGTGGCCCACAAGGAGGATGAGGTGGCGGTGCTCAGG GATGAGCTGGTGCGGGAGCTGAAACAGACTCTGAACTCCATCAAGCTGGAGGAGAAGGGTGTGTACGTCCAGGCCTCCACTCTCGGATCCCTGGAAGCCTTGCTCGAGTTCCTACGAGTGTCCAAAGTGCCT TACGCTGGCATCAACATCGGTCCAGTCCACAAGAAAGACGTGATGAAAGCTTCCACTATGCTGGAGCATGACCCACA GTATGCAACGATCCTGGCGTTTGATGTGAAGGTGGAGAGGGACTCTCAGGAGATGGCTGATAGTCTGGGGGTCAGGGTGTTCAGTGCTGAGATCATCTACCATCTGTTTGATGCCTTCACCAAGTACAGAGAGGACTACAAGAAGGCCAAGCAGGACGAGTTCAA ACACATTGCTGTGTTCCCCACTAAGCTGAAGATCCTGCCTCAGTTCATCTTCAACTCTAGAGACCCCATAGTCATgggagtcaacgtggaggctggGGTCCTCAGACAGGGAACCCCACTCTGTGTGCCCAGCaagggg TTTGTGGACATTGGCATCGTGACCAGCATTGAGATCAACCACAAGATGGTGGACAGTGCCAAGAAGGGCCAGGAGATCTGTATAAAGATCGAACCGATCCCCGGAGAGGCACCCAAGATGTTCGGCCGACACTTTGAGGCCACCGACATCCTCGTCAGCAAG ATCACCAGAGCGTCCATCGATGCCCTGAAGAACTGGTTCAGAGACGAGATGGGCAAATCTGACTGGCAGCTCATCATGGAGCTCAAGAAGACTTTTGAAATCATCTGA
- the LOC110527355 gene encoding eukaryotic translation initiation factor 5B isoform X1, producing the protein MGKKQKKSGDDSAKDGGIDLDALAAEIEGAGASKEQGKGKAKKKKDKKKDDFDEDDILKELEELSLETTGAKGSKKPDATDDPESAVEPPPPTKAEKKKTRKGKRASLEDDDRDDEEVSGTGDVEDEDKQKDKKTSAAPAAAAAAGSDSEDDASRTRRKPKAGKKGGHKEASDEEEEDDDGGARKGEGGGEDDSDDDDSFDASQAGKKGKKKKGKAKADSEEEEEEEGTFKMKTAAQKKAEKKDRDRKKKEEDRAKLKKQKEKEEEKEGSIEVAAVPKKEKEVGKKSEPAVAPAAAPAAAPTPAAAPTPAAETEAAAEIEDQEGADPQGEAADEVLEAINEEEGVDKKGKKDKKKKKGDKEKEEKKKGPSKATVKAMQEALAHMKEEEERAKKEEEENLRRLEEQEAQRLEQERLEQERKEKKKQKEKERKERLKKEGKLLTKAQKEARARAEATLELLKAQGIEVPSKDDSVPKKKPVYGDKRKKKPQQAQTPEEISEVMSPTSEMAEPIISQMAVETPKVAAEVEQKAESAVDDWEAIAETIDQDKELKTVHIEVKPETPKQPQQKPSSQPEEEEDDEEEDEEEEDDEEEDSEEEEKESQPHTTQQAPATKRKGVKESSESSSDSDSDDDRTKEERIYDKAKKRIEKRRAENIKNINLDKLRSPVVCVLGHVDTGKTKILDKLRHTHVQDGEAGGITQQIGATNVPLEAIVEQTKMVKNFNNEAIKIPGMLIIDTPGHESFSNLRNRGSSLCDIAILVVDIMHGLEPQTLESINLLKEKKCPFIVALNKIDRLYDWKKSPDTDVVATLKKQKKNTKDEFDERAKAVIVEFAQQGLNAALFHENKDPRTFVSLVPTSAHSGDGMGNLIALLVELTQTMLARRLAHCDELRAQVMEVKALPGMGTTIDVILINGVLREGMTVIVPGVEGPIVTQIRGLLLPPPMKELRVKNQYEKHKEVCTAQGVKILGKDLEKTLAGLPLLVAHKEDEVAVLRDELVRELKQTLNSIKLEEKGVYVQASTLGSLEALLEFLRVSKVPYAGINIGPVHKKDVMKASTMLEHDPQYATILAFDVKVERDSQEMADSLGVRVFSAEIIYHLFDAFTKYREDYKKAKQDEFKHIAVFPTKLKILPQFIFNSRDPIVMGVNVEAGVLRQGTPLCVPSKGFVDIGIVTSIEINHKMVDSAKKGQEICIKIEPIPGEAPKMFGRHFEATDILVSKITRASIDALKNWFRDEMGKSDWQLIMELKKTFEII; encoded by the exons AAACCAGACGCCACAGACGACCCCGAGAGTGCCGTCGAGCCCCCGCCGCCCACCAAAGCGGAGAAGAAGAAGACGCGGAAGGGCAAGCGAGCCAGCCTGGAGGATGACGACAGGGACGACGAAGAGGTTTCTGGTACGGGTGACGTGGAAGACGAAGACAAGCAGAAGGACAAGAAGACGTCTGCTGCccccgctgctgctgctgctgctggctcaGACTCGGAGGACGACGCCTCACGGACCCGGAGGAAACCCAAGGCAGGGAAGAAAGGAGGCCACAAGGAGGCCTcggacgaggaagaggaggacgatgATGGAGGtgcgaggaaaggagaggggggaggggaggatgatTCAGATGATGACGACTCTTTTGACGCATCGCAGGCAGGAAAGAAAGGCAAGAAGAAGAAGGGCAAAGCCAAGGCAGAcagtgaagaagaggaagaggaggagggaacctTCAAGATGAAGACGGCAGCTCAGAAGAAGGCAGAGAAGAAGGACAGAGACCgcaagaagaaagaggaggacaggGCTAAGCTGAAGAagcagaaggagaaggaggaggagaaagaggggagtatTGAGGTTGCAGCAGTGcctaagaaagagaaagaggtagggaaGAAGAGTGAGCCAGCGGTGGCCCCAGCAGCAGCCCCAGcagcagccccaaccccagcagcagccccaaccccagcagcaGAGACGGAGGCAGCAGCAGAGATTGAAGATCAGGAAGGGGCTGATCCTCAAGGAGAGG CTGCCGATGAGGTGCTTGAAGCAATTAATG AAGAGGAAGGGGTAGACAAGAAGGGCAAGaaagacaagaagaagaagaagggggacaaggagaaagaggagaagaagaagggacCCAGCAAGGCCACAGTGAAAGCCATGCAGGAGGCTCTGGCTCAcatgaaggaggaagaggagcgcgccaagaaggaggaagaggagaacctGCGTCGCCTGGAAGAGCAGGAGGCTCAGAGACTGGAGcag GAGCGTCTGGAACAGGAGCGCAAggagaagaagaaacagaaggagaaagagaggaaggagaggctgAAGAAGGAGGGCAAACTGCTGACCAAAGCCCAGAAAGAGGCCCGGGCCCGGGCAGAGGCCACACTTGAACTCCTGAAGGCCCAGGGTATTGAAGTGCCATCCAAAGACGACTCGGTGCCAAAGAAGAAGCCAGTGTACGGAGACAAGAGGAAAAAGAAGCCCCAACAAGCACAGACCCCTGAAG AGATCTCAGAGGTCATGTCACCCACGTCGGAGATGGCAGAGCCAATCATCTCACAGATGGCAGTGGAAACTCCCAAAGTAGCAGCAG AGGTAGAGCAGAAAGCTGAGTCTGCAGTTGATGACTGGGAGGCTATCGCTGAGACCATCGATCAGGACAAAG AGCTGAAGACGGTCCACATTGAGGTGAAGCCAGAGACACCAAAGCAGCCCCAACAGAAACCCTCGTCACAgccggaggaagaggaggacgacgaggaagaggacgaggaggaagaggatgacgaagaggaggacagtgaggaggaagagaaggagagtcaGCCTCACACAACGCAGCAGGCCCCAGCCACTAAGAggaagggagtgaaggagagctcAGAGTCCAGTAGTGACAGCGACTCAGATGACGATCGCACTAAAGAGGAGCGGATCTACGACAAGGCCAAGAAGCGTATTGAG AAACGGCGAGCAGAGAACATAAAGAACATAAACCTGGACAAGCTCCGCTCCCCTGTCGTCTGTGTACTGGGCCACGTAGACACAGGCAAGACCAAGATCCTGGACAAGCTGAGGCATACACACGTACAGGACGGAGAGGCAGGAGGGATCACCCAACAGATCGGAGCCACTAACGTACCGCTGGAGGCCATCGTAGAGCAGACCAAGATGGTGAAGAAC TTCAACAACGAGGCCATTAAAATCCCAGGAATGCTGATCATCGACACCCCAGGCCACGAGTCTTTCAG tAACCTGAGGAACCGGGGCAGCTCTCTGTGTGACATAGCCATCCTGGTGGTGGACATCATGCACGGCCTGGAGCCTCAGACCCTGGAGTCCATCAACCTGCTCAAGGAGAAGAAGTGTCCCTTCATTGTAGCACTTAACAAG ATTGACCGTCTGTACGACTGGAAGAAGAGTCCGGACACAGACGTGGTGGCCACActgaagaagcagaagaagaacaCCAAGGATGAGTTTGACGAGAGGGCCAAAGCTGTCATCGTGGAGTTCGCCCAGCAG GGTCTGAACGCAGCTCTCTTCCATGAGAACAAGGACCCGAGGACCTTTGTGTCTCTGGTGCCCACCTCGGCCCACTCCGGGGACGGCATGGGCAACCTGATCGCTCTGCTGGTGGAGCTCACCCAGACCATGCTGGCACGACGCTTGGCACACTGCGACGAGCTCAGGGCTCAGGTCATGGAG GTGAAAGCCCTGCCTGGTATGGGCACCACTATAGACGTGATCCTGATCAACGGGGTTCTCCGGGAGGGCATGACCGTCATCGTACCGGGGGTGGAGGGACCCATCGTCACCCAGATCAGGGGGCTGCTGCTGCCTCCACCCATGAAGGAGCTCAGGGTCAAG AACCAGTATGAGAAGCATAAGGAGGTGTGTACGGCCCAGGGAGTGAAGATCCTGGGGAAAGATCTGGAGAAGACCCTGGCAGGGCTCCCCCTGCTGGTGGCCCACAAGGAGGATGAGGTGGCGGTGCTCAGG GATGAGCTGGTGCGGGAGCTGAAACAGACTCTGAACTCCATCAAGCTGGAGGAGAAGGGTGTGTACGTCCAGGCCTCCACTCTCGGATCCCTGGAAGCCTTGCTCGAGTTCCTACGAGTGTCCAAAGTGCCT TACGCTGGCATCAACATCGGTCCAGTCCACAAGAAAGACGTGATGAAAGCTTCCACTATGCTGGAGCATGACCCACA GTATGCAACGATCCTGGCGTTTGATGTGAAGGTGGAGAGGGACTCTCAGGAGATGGCTGATAGTCTGGGGGTCAGGGTGTTCAGTGCTGAGATCATCTACCATCTGTTTGATGCCTTCACCAAGTACAGAGAGGACTACAAGAAGGCCAAGCAGGACGAGTTCAA ACACATTGCTGTGTTCCCCACTAAGCTGAAGATCCTGCCTCAGTTCATCTTCAACTCTAGAGACCCCATAGTCATgggagtcaacgtggaggctggGGTCCTCAGACAGGGAACCCCACTCTGTGTGCCCAGCaagggg TTTGTGGACATTGGCATCGTGACCAGCATTGAGATCAACCACAAGATGGTGGACAGTGCCAAGAAGGGCCAGGAGATCTGTATAAAGATCGAACCGATCCCCGGAGAGGCACCCAAGATGTTCGGCCGACACTTTGAGGCCACCGACATCCTCGTCAGCAAG ATCACCAGAGCGTCCATCGATGCCCTGAAGAACTGGTTCAGAGACGAGATGGGCAAATCTGACTGGCAGCTCATCATGGAGCTCAAGAAGACTTTTGAAATCATCTGA